A genome region from Camelina sativa cultivar DH55 chromosome 10, Cs, whole genome shotgun sequence includes the following:
- the LOC104717783 gene encoding probable inactive purple acid phosphatase 24 isoform X1, with protein sequence MARVFLLVILCFTALLSSSLCFGHANANGRGDQALAKINIYETSLALDTSVKIHASPEVLGSQGEDTEWVHVAISNPKPASNDWIGVFSPAKFDSGNCWPTTGGKEKTPYICASPIKYLYCNTHPEYMKSGNVTFKLQMINQRADISFALFTNDVKMPHLLGQSNPVAFVNPKAPVYPRLALTKNWDEMTVTWTSGYNINEAVPFVEWSAKGLTSKRSPAGTITFNRNSLCGNPARGVGWRDPGFFHTAFLKELWPNREYTYRLGHDLVNGSTIWSKNYTFVSSPYPGQDSLQRVIIFGDMGKGERDGSNEYNDYQPGSLNTTDQLIKDLKNIDIVFHIGDLTYSNGYLSQWDQFTSQIEPIASTVPYMVGSGNHERDWPDTGSFYARTDSGGECGVPAETMFYFPAENRAKFWYRADYGMFRFCIADTEHDWREGTEQYQFIERCLASVDRKTQPWLIFMAHRVLGYSTNDWYGQEGTFEEPMGRESLQKLWQKYKVDLAFYGHVHNYERSCPIYESQCVNNDKDHYSGTFKGTIHVVVGGAGSHLSPFSSLVPKWSLVRDYDFGFVKLTASDHSSLLFEYKKSSTGQVYDSFNISRDYRDVLACTHDSCEPTTSAG encoded by the exons atggcTAGAGTGTTTTTACTAGTGATTCTGTGCTTCACCGCACTGCTAAGCTCGAGCTTATGTTTTGGTCATGCTAATGCCAATGGTCGTGGAGATCAAGCACTGGCTAAGATTAACATTTACGAAACCAGTCTTGCTTTGGACACTTCTGTCAAGATTCACGCTTCCCCTGAAGTTCTTGGTTCccag GGTGAAGATACTGAATGGGTACATGTTGCTATCTCCAACCCCAAGCCCGCTTCAAACGATTGGATTGGAGTTTTCTCGCCAGCTAAATtcga CTCGGGTAACTGTTGGCCAACAACTGGTGGCAAAGAGAAAACTCCTTACATATGCGCATCTCCCATCaag TACTTGTATTGTAACACTCATCCGGAGTATATGAAGTCAGGGAATGTGACTTTCAAGTTGCAGATGATAAATCAGAGAGCTGATATCTCTTTTGCACTGTTTACCAATGATGTTAAAATG CCACATCTTCTCGGGCAATCCAATCCTGTAGCTTTCGTCAATCCTAAAGCACCTGTCTACCCGCGTCTTGCATTAACCAAGAACTGGGATGAA ATGACCGTGACATGGACGAGTGGGTACAACATAAATGAGGCTGTTCCTTTCGTTGAATGGAGTGCAAAGGGACTTACAAGTAAGAGATCGCCAGCTGGAACAATCACCTTCAACAGAAACAGCCTGTGTG GTAATCCTGCTCGGGGCGTTGGTTGGCGTGATCCTGGTTTCTTTCATACTGCTTTCTTGAAAGAACTCTGGCCAAACCGCGA ATACACATATAGGCTAGGCCATGACTTGGTCAATGGGTCGACGATTTGGAGCAAGAATTACACCTTCGTGTCATCTCCTTACCCTGGACAAGACTCGTTACAACGGGTCATAATATTTGGTGACATGGGGAAG gGTGAGCGAGATGGGTCTAATGAGTACAATGATTACCAACCTGGTTCCCTCAATACAACAGACCAACTCATCAAGGACTTGAAGAACATTGACATTGTTTTCCACATTGGAGATCTCACTTATTCCAATGGCTACCTCTCCCAGTGGGATCAGTTCACATCTCAAATCGAGCCCATCGCTTCTACTGTCCCCTACATGGTCGGGAG TGGCAACCACGAGCGTGATTGGCCAGACACTGGATCCTTCTATGCCCGGACAGACTCTGGAGGAGAGTGTGGTGTTCCTGCAGAGACCATGTTCTACTTTCCTGCTGAGAACCGAGCTAAATTCTG GTACAGAGCGGATTACGGGATGTTCCGCTTCTGTATAGCAGACACTGAACACGATTGGAGAGAAGGCACAGAGCAATACCAATTCATCGAGCGTTGCCTTGCCTCTGTAGACAGAAAGACTCAGCCTTGGCTCATTTTTATGGCTCATCGTGTCCTTGGTTATTCCACCAATGATTGGTATGGCCAAGAAGGAACCTTTGAAGAGCCTATGGGAAGAGAAAGCCTACAGAAACTGTGGCAGAAGTACAAAGTGGACCTTGCTTTCTACGGCCATGTCCATAACTATGAGCGAAGCTGCCCCATTTACGAG AGCCAATGTGTGAACAACGATAAGGATCACTACTCAGGGACCTTCAAAGGAACTATCCACGTTGTTGTGGGTGGTGCAGGAAGTCACTTGTCTCCCTTTAGCTCACTGGTACCCAAATGGAGTTTGGTCAGAGACTATGACTTTGGGTTTGTGAAGTTGACTGCTTCTGATCACTCATCGCTTCTCTTTGAGTACAAGAAGAGCAGCACTGGCCAAGTGTACGACTCCTTCAATATCTCTAGAGATTACAGAGATGTTTTGGCTTGCACTCACGATAGCTGCGAGCCCACCACATCAGCTGGATGA
- the LOC104717783 gene encoding probable inactive purple acid phosphatase 24 isoform X3, with translation MLLSPTPSPLQTIGLEFSRQLNSSSKEKTPYICASPIKYLYCNTHPEYMKSGNVTFKLQMINQRADISFALFTNDVKMPHLLGQSNPVAFVNPKAPVYPRLALTKNWDEMTVTWTSGYNINEAVPFVEWSAKGLTSKRSPAGTITFNRNSLCGNPARGVGWRDPGFFHTAFLKELWPNREYTYRLGHDLVNGSTIWSKNYTFVSSPYPGQDSLQRVIIFGDMGKGERDGSNEYNDYQPGSLNTTDQLIKDLKNIDIVFHIGDLTYSNGYLSQWDQFTSQIEPIASTVPYMVGSGNHERDWPDTGSFYARTDSGGECGVPAETMFYFPAENRAKFWYRADYGMFRFCIADTEHDWREGTEQYQFIERCLASVDRKTQPWLIFMAHRVLGYSTNDWYGQEGTFEEPMGRESLQKLWQKYKVDLAFYGHVHNYERSCPIYESQCVNNDKDHYSGTFKGTIHVVVGGAGSHLSPFSSLVPKWSLVRDYDFGFVKLTASDHSSLLFEYKKSSTGQVYDSFNISRDYRDVLACTHDSCEPTTSAG, from the exons ATGTTGCTATCTCCAACCCCAAGCCCGCTTCAAACGATTGGATTGGAGTTTTCTCGCCAGCTAAATtcgagta GCAAAGAGAAAACTCCTTACATATGCGCATCTCCCATCaag TACTTGTATTGTAACACTCATCCGGAGTATATGAAGTCAGGGAATGTGACTTTCAAGTTGCAGATGATAAATCAGAGAGCTGATATCTCTTTTGCACTGTTTACCAATGATGTTAAAATG CCACATCTTCTCGGGCAATCCAATCCTGTAGCTTTCGTCAATCCTAAAGCACCTGTCTACCCGCGTCTTGCATTAACCAAGAACTGGGATGAA ATGACCGTGACATGGACGAGTGGGTACAACATAAATGAGGCTGTTCCTTTCGTTGAATGGAGTGCAAAGGGACTTACAAGTAAGAGATCGCCAGCTGGAACAATCACCTTCAACAGAAACAGCCTGTGTG GTAATCCTGCTCGGGGCGTTGGTTGGCGTGATCCTGGTTTCTTTCATACTGCTTTCTTGAAAGAACTCTGGCCAAACCGCGA ATACACATATAGGCTAGGCCATGACTTGGTCAATGGGTCGACGATTTGGAGCAAGAATTACACCTTCGTGTCATCTCCTTACCCTGGACAAGACTCGTTACAACGGGTCATAATATTTGGTGACATGGGGAAG gGTGAGCGAGATGGGTCTAATGAGTACAATGATTACCAACCTGGTTCCCTCAATACAACAGACCAACTCATCAAGGACTTGAAGAACATTGACATTGTTTTCCACATTGGAGATCTCACTTATTCCAATGGCTACCTCTCCCAGTGGGATCAGTTCACATCTCAAATCGAGCCCATCGCTTCTACTGTCCCCTACATGGTCGGGAG TGGCAACCACGAGCGTGATTGGCCAGACACTGGATCCTTCTATGCCCGGACAGACTCTGGAGGAGAGTGTGGTGTTCCTGCAGAGACCATGTTCTACTTTCCTGCTGAGAACCGAGCTAAATTCTG GTACAGAGCGGATTACGGGATGTTCCGCTTCTGTATAGCAGACACTGAACACGATTGGAGAGAAGGCACAGAGCAATACCAATTCATCGAGCGTTGCCTTGCCTCTGTAGACAGAAAGACTCAGCCTTGGCTCATTTTTATGGCTCATCGTGTCCTTGGTTATTCCACCAATGATTGGTATGGCCAAGAAGGAACCTTTGAAGAGCCTATGGGAAGAGAAAGCCTACAGAAACTGTGGCAGAAGTACAAAGTGGACCTTGCTTTCTACGGCCATGTCCATAACTATGAGCGAAGCTGCCCCATTTACGAG AGCCAATGTGTGAACAACGATAAGGATCACTACTCAGGGACCTTCAAAGGAACTATCCACGTTGTTGTGGGTGGTGCAGGAAGTCACTTGTCTCCCTTTAGCTCACTGGTACCCAAATGGAGTTTGGTCAGAGACTATGACTTTGGGTTTGTGAAGTTGACTGCTTCTGATCACTCATCGCTTCTCTTTGAGTACAAGAAGAGCAGCACTGGCCAAGTGTACGACTCCTTCAATATCTCTAGAGATTACAGAGATGTTTTGGCTTGCACTCACGATAGCTGCGAGCCCACCACATCAGCTGGATGA